The Epinephelus lanceolatus isolate andai-2023 chromosome 14, ASM4190304v1, whole genome shotgun sequence genome has a window encoding:
- the LOC117249758 gene encoding olfactory receptor 7G1-like, producing MENSTEVMSFVLAAYGNIGEVKYLYFSIMLLWYISICVANTVLIVVIYMDRGLHEPMYMLLCNLFVNEIGGSTSMYPLLLSQMFSDTHEVTLPWCFLQMGCIYTSASVEFCSLAAMAYDRYVSICYPLRYNVIMNTGRVGMIILLVWMYSFGNFIFSFSVVIRLTFCGNVIDKVFCDYHLVIKLACSVSILNNISDLLFAFVTVVIPFSLISVSYIKILTVCLNTSKENTQKAITTCTPQIVSVSNLFIGCMFHFVDSRLDVALVPDKVRIILSVYLLICQPMITPFMYGFYLLKIRQSCKRFLFNRK from the coding sequence ATGGAGAACTCAACTGAAGTTATGTCTTTTGTGTTGGCTGCCTATGGTAACATTGGAGAGGTAAAATACCTGTATTTCAGCATAATGCTATTATGGTACATCTCCATATGTGTGGCCAACACAGTTCTAATTGTGGTCATATATATGGACAGGGGGTTGCATGAGCCAATGTATATGCTATTATGTaatttatttgtgaatgaaataggTGGCAGCACATCGATGTATCCTCTTCTGCTCTCACAGATGTTTTCAGATACCCATGAAGTGACCCTACCATGGTGTTTTCTGCAGATGGGTTGTATCTACACATCTGCTTCTGTTGAGTTTTGCAGTTTAGCAGCCATGGCCTACGACAGATACGTCTCTATCTGCTATCCTTTACGTTACAATGTCATTATGAACACAGGGAGAGTAGGTATGATCATTCTTCTTGTATGGATGTATTCATTTGGTAACTTTATATTCTCATTTTCAGTCGTCATCCGTTTGACATTTTGTGGAAATGTCATTGACAAAGTGTTTTGTGACTACCACTTAGTAATTAAACTTGCCTGTTCAGTTTCGATACTTAACAAcatatctgacctgctttttgCCTTTGTGACTGTGGTTATCCCATTTAGTTTAATTTCAGTCTCGTACATTAAGATTTTGACTGTTTGTCTGAATACCTCAAAAGAAAATACGCAAAAGGCCATCACCACCTGCACGCCTCAGATTGTCTCAGTGTCAAACTTGTTTATCGGCTGCATGTTTCACTTTGTGGATTCCAGGCTTGATGTGGCCCTAGTACCAGATAAAGTGCGCATTATCTTATCTGTATATCTCCTCATTTGCCAGCCAATGATCACGCCTTTTATGTATGGGTTTTACCTACTGAAAATAAGACAGTCATGTAAAAGATTTCTgtttaatagaaaataa
- the LOC117249102 gene encoding olfactory receptor 1E16-like produces MENSTEVMSFVLAAYGNIGEVKYLYFSIMLLWYISICVANTVLIVVIYMDRGLHEPMYMLLCNLFVNEIGASTLMYPLLLSQMFSDTHEVTLPWCFLQMGCIYTSTSVEFCSLAAMAYDRYVSICYPLRYNVIMNTGRVGMIILLVWMYSFGNFIFLFSFVIRLTFCGNVIDKVFCDYHLIIKLACSVSILNNISDLLFAFVTVVIPFSLISVSYIKILNVCVNTSKENTQKATTTCTPQIVSVSNLFIGCMFNFVDSRLDVALVPDKVRIILSVYLLICQPMITPFMYGFYLLKIRQSCKRFLFNRK; encoded by the coding sequence ATGGAGAACTCAACTGAAGTTATGTCTTTTGTGTTGGCTGCCTATGGTAACATTGGAGAGGTAAAATACCTGTATTTCAGCATAATGCTTTTATGGTACATCTCCATATGTGTGGCCAACACAGTTCTAATTGTGGTCATATATATGGACAGAGGGTTGCATGAGCCAATGTATATGCTATTATGTaatttatttgtgaatgaaataggTGCCAGCACATTGATGTATCCTCTTCTGCTCTCACAGATGTTTTCAGATACCCATGAAGTGACCCTACCATGGTGTTTTCTGCAGATGGGTTGTATCTACACATCTACTTCTGTTGAGTTTTGCAGTTTAGCAGCCATGGCCTACGACAGATACGTCTCTATCTGCTATCCTTTACGTTACAATGTCATTATGAACACAGGGAGAGTAGGTATGATCATTCTTCTTGTATGGATGTATTCATTTGGTAACTttatattcttattttcattcgTCATCCGTTTGACATTTTGTGGAAATGTCATTGACAAAGTGTTTTGTGACTACCACTTAATAATTAAACTTGCCTGTTCAGTTTCAATACTTAACAAcatatctgacctgctttttgCCTTTGTGACTGTGGTTATCCCATTTAGTTTAATTTCAGTCTCGTACATTAAgattttgaatgtttgtgtgaatacctcaaaagaaaatacacaaaaggCCACCACCACCTGCACGCCTCAGATTGTCTCAGTGTCAAACTTGTTTATCGGCTGCATGTTTAACTTTGTGGATTCCAGGCTTGATGTGGCCTTAGTACCAGATAAAGTGCGCATTATCTTATCTGTATATCTCCTCATTTGCCAGCCAATGATCACGCCTTTTATGTATGGGTTTTACCTACTGAAAATAAGACAGTCATGTAAAAGATTTCTGTTtaatagaaaatga